CCCCGCTTACCCCGCGCGTGTTGGTGTTTAAAAGCTCTGGCACGCGTGGGTGCGGGATTTGCGTGGAAAGGCGGGGGTTACGGATGTCCCGTGTTAATGACAAGGTATTGGAACGGAGAAACCGACAGCCCCGGGACGAAAACAGCTCCGCGGAACcacggcggggccgggctgtgCGGAGCGCAAGTGGCGCTGGTTCGGGAGCGAGAGGCGAGGGGGCCCTGAATTAGCGTCGAAAAGACAAAAACTAAAGTAATCCTGCCCGACCGCTGTTCCCGGGTCAGTGAGAGGAACCCGGGCAGCAAGGCCTTTTCCTGGTCCCGGTCCCCGTCCCGGTCCCGGTCCTCTGCCGCTGAGACGGGATCCCGGTGACTCCAGGGCTGGCCTTGCTGTGCGGGACCGAAATAGAGGGGTGAGGTTTTCAGGGCTGGTCTCCTCGATGGGGAGGTCCACGGAAAGCATCCCGTGTGTCCGGGAACCCAGGATGAGTGGGGAGCAAGGCCCTGTCCACGCGTGGCTCTGGCTGCGAACGGAATCCACCTGCTCGGCGGAGGCCGTGGAGCCCGAGCCCGGCCTCTCCCGCAGCTCCGCAGCCCGGCCCGGCTTCtggagcccggcccggcccggcccggctctCCTGCCGAGCACTGCGCTTTTGCGAAGGACTCGCAGGAGGCTTAGACATACTGAGTAGGGTTGAGGgtgtccagaaaaaaaattatatcaggCTTTTCACCCTCTCCTTTAACTCACGCCTGCCTAGGTcacctctcctccctgctgtgtgCATGAATCTCTGGGACACTGGGGAGAAAGGGGACAGATACCATCCGGAAAAGAAAGTTAAAGGGAGGCTGAAACTTCCCTCACTGCCACCCCTATACCCGAGAAAGTTCAGTCTGTTTTAGCCCATCAATAACCGGCTTACCCCAAGGTCCCGCATCTGAGACCTTCCTCGAAATTTCTTCTTGGCTCGTCTTTTAAAAGATGAGTATTAATTTGGAAATCCGGAGCTGGTGCCTTTGAGGCCAGCCATGTAATTTGACTGCGAGCGCAGCGCACCCCTCCCTCCGAGAGAGGCTGCCTCTCGGTGCGCTTGGAGCACATCGGGGATTGCTGGGAAGGGAGCCCCTGCCAGATTTTCTCCATGTAGACGCCAAGAGGACAGCGAGAGCAGCCTGTCGAGACCTTGGGTAGGAAAAGTTCAAGAGAGAGGCTTCAGGAGGTGTTCCCGGGGCAGGCCGGGCTCAGCTCCGCGGCCGTGGCTGGGCCAGCAGAGGCCGGGGCTGCGCTGGAGGCGCCCACGAGAAATGGCCACGGCGACGAGTGCGAGAATGCTACAAAAATTtagggagaagaggaaaattctGGGAAATCCCATTCCGAGtccttttggtttttgttctcACTGTCCCCGGCCTGTTTTATATCTGACAAAACCCAGGGAAAGCTTGTGTTCTCCAGGCTCTGCTTGCGGTTCCTGTGCCTGGATGTGTCcccgcacacacacacaacatgCACACAGATCTGTGTGAGGGTGTACGGAGCACAGAGAGCGAGCAGGGCTCGGACCTCCAGGGTGCTGCGGCCGACATCACTCTCTTTTCCCGAAAAAAATCGGACTTGGCCGTGGAGAGCTCCGCGCTGCAAGCGTAGCCTCCTCCGTTCAGCTCCAAAACAGGGGGACCCCGCTTCGGAAAGGGATTTTAGGCTAGAGGATATTTCCCGGGCGGTAAAGAAGGTCGAGGGAAATTTATCGATCGTTTTGGAGGTTCTGCGTGTGTGAGGTTTCTTTTCAAACGGATATAATTCCTCCCTCCCCAAGTGCTAAATTACTCGATGCAGTTTTCAAAGGAGCCCCGTGATTATGTCAGGatgtctggaaagaaaaaaaaaaaaNNNNNNNNNNNNNNNNNNNNNNNNNNNNNNNNNNNNNNNNNNNNNNNNNNNNNNNNNNNNNNNNNNNNNNNNNNNNNNNNNNNNNNNNNNNNNNNNNNNNNNNNNNNNNNNNNNNNNNNNNNNNNNNNNNNNNNNNNNNNNNNNNNNNNNNNNNNNNNNNNNNNNNNNNNNNNNNNNNNNNNNNNNNNNNNNNNNNNNNNNNNNNNNNNNNNNNNNNNNNNNNNNNNNNNNNNNNNNNNNNNNNNNNNNNNNNNNNNNNNNNNNNNNNNNNNNCACATCAAATACCCGTCCTATTTAGGGCACTTTCTCCTCCTTGCTTGTGTCTATAACCCCCTGTCTTTTCAAGAAGAGGAGTAATGACTGCCgcttgaggggaaaaaagttgcACGGAGAAGGGGTGAGGGGACTTTAAAAGTTCAGACAACTAGCGATTCACGAGGGACACGAGTGGGGCTGAAAGGAAATCCTTCTCTCCATTGCTCGGCTCAGCGGGGCCGCAGCCCTGCACTGTAGTGCAGGAAAGGTTTTCCCAAACGTGTGAGACCCGGGAGAATGGCACCTCGCAGCAAAAGCTGCCCAAAGACTTGAGTTCCACCGTGCAAAGCTCACTCTGCTCTGCGCTCACACGTGTGGCTGTGGATGTCTGTACGTGAAGCCGCCCCACGCCTGGAGATCAGATTTACATTTCCTACAGAAAGTGAACTTCTCCCTCCACAAAGTGCACGCAGCGCGGGGTACACAAAGGGAAACACGGCCTCAAACAAAGGCGCAAGAACAGCCGCATCTTTGCGTGCCCAACACTGGTTTGTCACTTATATTTAGCCCGTCGATTTGGTATTGTGTTAAAAATATCGGCAAGCTTGGAATAGATGCTTTTAGCAGAGAGTGGGGAAGGAGAATAGAATTCATCTCGCCCTTTACTGGAAACAACCGTTTAGACGGTGATTTGTTTTTTAGCATAATTTAATGCAGTGAAGTAACGGATTTTCAGTGTataaagtggaaagaaaatagaaaacaagcTCCGGGAACGAAGGAAAGAAACGCTAGGCTGGTTTTAGGACTCCCCCCCATCCCTTGGTTCaacagaaacattaatttaCATTAGCAATTCCGCATCTTTAAGATAAATTACACAGCGGCGTAATAGATTTAAAGTACGCcagatttttttatcattaattGTAAATGTGCAAAATACCTGCTGGTACTTCACTTTAGAAGAATGTAATTGGCAAAAATGGGAGGCTGATGAATAGATAATAGATCCTTAACTACCAATAAACAGTAAGCACCAGCCAAGAGTATTAGGATGTGATCATAATTATTCTGCCTCTCCAGCCAATGGGAGGAGGAGAACTCAGCCCTAAAATCATCTCCGGACCCAAAGGTAAACGCGAAAATACGGACAAGGCTGGAACCGGAGACTTGATCCCCTGTCCCGTCTGCGAGAGCCCGGCGTGTCCCAGCTTTGCACGATGCGGCTGCCCCGCGCTTTGTGCTCCGCACCGCGCGGTGCGGGCAGTGCGGAGGAGACAAGGGGAAATAAATAAGTTCGGAGGAGGAGGACAACCCGTTCTCTCACCGGGACGAAATCTTTCCCGAGCGGGGCATCTCTCCCCGACGCCCCGGGGATCAAGGTAACCTCGCCGGGCTGAGAGCACCCGAGaggtggcagggacaggggtgTCGCGCTGGGAGAACAACCCAACTCCCCCCTGCCCCCACCCGAGGAGATGCAGGGCCCCCCATCCCCCGTTCCGCTGAGNCGCTGGGGTCACCCCAATAAATGGTCCAGGACCTGCCTGCGTTTGATTGACAGCTGTGGGCGTGGTTTGTGCGCGCGAGGGGCGTGGTTATCGCGAGGGGGCGTGGCTTCGTTCGCGGGGCGCGTCCAAATGGGCGCAGCTTTAGGCGGGGCGAGGCTTTTCCCGGAAGGGGCGAGGCCTCGTCCCGGAAggggcggggcgcggcggggAGGCCGCGGCGGagccgagcggggccgggggcgaGAGGGGGAGGCTGCGCGGCGCTGCGCGCTCCCCCCGCGCTGCCGGGCGCGCTCCCGCCGCACTCCGATCCGCGGCTCCATCCCTCCCGATGGCGCTGCCCGGCGCTCGCCTCCCCTCTGACGCACTTTAAAGAGTCTCCCCCTTCAACCTCAAGGCGAGTAATAGCGACCAATCATCAAGCCATTTACCAGGCTTCAGAGGAAGCTGTTTATGTGATCCCAGCACTAATTAGGCTCATGAACTAACAAATCGTTTGCACAACTTGTGAAGGGGCCGATCACATCCATGGATTGTCTTTGGACTtagggggggaggggggggcgCGACCGCCTTTTCCTTGCAGGAGGGAAACTTCTCccagcaactttttttttttttttttttttgtgtgagtGTGTGCGTGGTGCGTGTGTGTGTCTCCCTTTTGGGTACCGCTGGCTGCCGCtgcctccttttcctccagccCCTGTCTATTTATGTGTGTATCTATCCCTCCTCAAGTCACTCCCTGCTGCAAACTTCCCCGGATCGTCTCCCGCGCACCAGAGAGAGACGGGCAGAGATTGGGTCGGGGACTCTCGTCGCGGCAGCATGTTTCAGCCCACACCCAAGCGGTGTTTCACCATCGAGTCGCTGGTGGCCAAAGACAGCCCCTTGCCCGCGTCTCGCTCCGAGGATCCTATCCGGCCGGCGGCGCTCAGCTATGCCAATTCCAGCCCGATGAACCCTTTTCTCAACGGCTTCCACTCCACTGGCAGGGGGGTCTACTCCAACCCGGACTTGGTCTTTGCAGAGGCCGTCTCCCACCCGCCGAACCCGGCCGTGCCGGTCCATCCCGTGCCCCCTCCTCACGCCCTGGCCGCCCACCCGCTGCCTGCTTCGCACTCCACGCACCCGCTCTTCGCCTCGCAGCAAAGGGACCCCTCCACCTTTTACCCGTGGCTAATACACCGCTACCGGTATCTGGGCCACAGGTTCCAAGGTACGTTCaacttttcttctccttccgATCCAGCCCCGCATCCTGCGGCGGCCCCCGGCCGGTCCCGGCCGTGCGGATGTTGGGGGTGGGCGGGCGGCCCCTGCCCGGAGCGGGAGGCTCGGCTCGGCCGGGCCCGGGGTCTTTTGTCCCTGTCTCACCCTCCGCCAAACTTGGAAGAGCTGTCAGAGCCGAGGGGCTCGGGCTTGGtattgttttgctgcttttcccggtttgttttggtttcccGGGAAGAGTGGGGCAAGCGGGAAGGCAAGGCCGGCTGGGACTTCGTCAGCTTTCTTGCCCCATTAAAAGCAGACGAAAAGGTGGATAGTTTTTGTTCCGGTGTGTTAAGAGCTAGAGAGGAGCCCCCGAAGGAAGCGGCGGGGCAGAGGGGGAATGGAGAGGTGGCGAGGCTGAGGTTCCCCCGGGAAGGCGGCGGTGCCCGCCCGGCTGCCGGGGCCGAGCTGCGGGGCCGCTGGAagcccccgccgccgccccaAGTCCGGCCGCTGCTTTTGCTAGAGGGGAAGAAACGAAGCGAACCccagagaaaggaggaggggagTGTGTGTGAGGAATTAATCCCAGCGCCGGAGCAGCGCGGGGAGAGGGGGCTGCGGAGGATGGCCAGGAAAGGGGCACGGAGGAAGATCCCGACCGTGCGGTCCGCGAGGGGCTCCAAATGCCAAGCGATTAATAACCGGCTGAAGGGAAATAACCGAATCCAATGGCGGACAATCAATAAAATCCCCCTTGTTTAACCCTTTGTAACCGGCAGCGTCTTCTCCGAAGGGTGAGCCGATCTCTCCTGTAATGGGTCCAGCCTCTGCCACTTTCATTATAggaaaaccaacaaacaaacaaacaaaacaaatcagccTCCGCTCGCAGGGATCTatctgacttttattttttttccccttgtatatttatttattaattcgAAACGAAAACAAACCACCTGCATGTTGCATTTTCTCCGGCCTTCCACAGCCGGGCCGCTGCAGCCGGGCTGGAAAAAGAGCCACTCTCTCCGAAGCCAGGCGGTCTGAGACACAAAATGGATTATTAccctttcagaataaaattacagGTTTCGCTCACCAAATTATTTGTCGCAGGCACCAGGCGATTGGTAACGAGGGGTAGATGAAAGGCGGAAATGTCCTGGTGTTGAGCCACAGCCTGATTTCAAACACACCCTCCTCCTCCAACgatttttaaagcactttcaGAGAGAGCCCCTCGGTGCCGCTTCCACCTTGGAAGGGCCAGCCCGGAGAAGCggcccagggacaccccagagGGAAATGCCCACCGAAGAGCCCCGGCTCAGCAGCCCCCGCTCCCGCCCCCGCTCCTGCAGGCCGGCAGCAATGGGATGGGACGGAATGGGATGAGGTGGGGTGGGATAggataggatgggatgggatgggatgggatggccTCCTCAGAGTTGGTTCTTTATTTCCACGCTGGTTCTCAGCTCCGCCGAGGCAGCGGAGAGGGTCAGTGGGCCGGGAAGGCGGTGGTGGGAGCCCCGCTGCGGGCTCCACACCGATAGAACcgagggaagcagcaggataaAGGCTCCGGCCGGAGTTTTGGGCGAGGGAAGCCGAGGCAGGCCGGGGGAGCAGGCGGGCGGCTCCCGGAGCCCGGTGGGCGGCCAGGGAGACTCCCGGGGCTCGGCCAGGGCACCCCGAGAGCCGCTGCCCAGCTGGCCGCCGAGGGAAGGTGGAAATAACAAACAAATAGGGAAAGACGTGAGGCTGCGGTGGTCGAGGGGGCAGCCGTGAGGTGTagctgcagacaccacagccGTGCTCTGGccaattcttttattttcttctttcttttctgtagtgCTCGCCAGGTTGTGTTTTGGCATTTTAATTTCTACCAGTCTTCTCCTCCCCCTGCTTATTTATTCTTCCCCTCCAAGTGtttatcaaagaaaaattcagtacaaaaaaggacttgaaaaataataaaaaaagaggcTATAGTTGGATTTATCCGGAGGGTAATGGTGGGAGACAAAAATTCTTGCACTAAAAAGTGCTGTCGAGTGCGTTTGGGGAAGATGTCTAACTAATCTGTTTTACCCTGTTTCCCAGGGAATGAAACCAGCCCGGAGAGCTTCCTATTGCACAATGCACTGGCCAGGAAACCCAAACGGATCCGTACAGCTTTCTCCCCATCCCAATTACTGAGACTGGAACATGCCTTTGAGAAGAACCATTATGTAGTAGGAGCGGAGAGAAAGCAGCTGGCACACAGTCTCAGCCTCACGGAAACTCAGGTAAGGGGGAAGCAGGGATCGGGCAGTCGGGAAAGCGAAAGTACCGGCATCTCCTTGGGAAAACCCACCCGGCCGGGCCGGCATTCGGGCAATGATAAGGGCAAATTCTATGGGTGTTTAGGCCTCCAGTTCCGAACCGCTGCAGCGGATAGAGGGATCTCCCCTAGCCCGAGAGTATTAAAATCCTTTTCCCGTTCGGGATGCCACGGCTCGTGCCGGGGGTCGCGGTGCCTCGGCCGGGCGTGGGGAGCCGCAGCTCTCGGGGAACGATCTGGGGTCccccgggcagccccggctGGAGCTCCCGAGCGGGGAGGCAGCGGCGAGAGCTGCGGGATGAGGGTCCGGTCGTTTGGCTGCGGGACTAGTCCGACCCTCAAGAAGGGGTTCGATGTTAGGGGAAAAGCCACCAAAGTAAATACTGGGGCCAGGGGGAGAACCTCCCCTTTAGACCCTACAGcagaaaaagtgtttcttgTATGAATTTTCGCTCGTTTCTAGCCGGCAGAGGGGATGTGATGAGCCGGTTCAGGAGggcagaaagatgaaaaatagaagcagagaaattatCCACAAGAAATCC
The sequence above is a segment of the Parus major isolate Abel chromosome 6, Parus_major1.1, whole genome shotgun sequence genome. Coding sequences within it:
- the EMX2 gene encoding homeobox protein EMX2 isoform X2, with the protein product MFQPTPKRCFTIESLVAKDSPLPASRSEDPIRPAALSYANSSPMNPFLNGFHSTGRGVYSNPDLVFAEAVSHPPNPAVPVHPVPPPHALAAHPLPASHSTHPLFASQQRDPSTFYPWLIHRYRYLGHRFQGKSMVSEQTDKVQAAKVGRGRFRLTTEEKRDSSH
- the EMX2 gene encoding homeobox protein EMX2 isoform X1 encodes the protein MFQPTPKRCFTIESLVAKDSPLPASRSEDPIRPAALSYANSSPMNPFLNGFHSTGRGVYSNPDLVFAEAVSHPPNPAVPVHPVPPPHALAAHPLPASHSTHPLFASQQRDPSTFYPWLIHRYRYLGHRFQGNETSPESFLLHNALARKPKRIRTAFSPSQLLRLEHAFEKNHYVVGAERKQLAHSLSLTETQVKVWFQNRRTKFKRQKLEEEGSDSQQKKKGTHHINRWRIATKQASPEEIDVTSDD